The segment AGAAAAAGAAGTTGACACAATATGGGCAGATAGGATACTTGCACGTAATATATTCAAGGAGTATCGTATGCATTGCTCAAATTGTGGTCAGGAGATCAATCCTCAAGCCGTGGTGTGCGTTCATTGCGGGGTTCGTGTGCAGCAAGTCAATTCAGCCGATGGCACAATCGGCGGATTGGGAATCATTTGTTTTCTCTTTCCAATAGTGGGCTTGATCCTCTATCTCGTCTGGAAGGACGCCATGCCAACCAAAGCCAATGGAGCCGGAAAAGCAGCTCTCTGGGGCTTCATTATCAGCATGGTTCTATCTGTGCTCTATTTCGTGGTCTTTGCTGCGGCAGTAGCCGGCTCGATGTAAGGGCTGCGCATCCTTCTTTAGGTTTCGCAATCCCTCCCGGGCGTCCAAGATGTTCGGGAGGTTTTTTATGGACTGCCGGAATCATTTGACGCAGAGCCGCGTCCATTAGAGATCAGATAGTTGTAAGCGCTGATGGCATATAGCACCGGAGCGTGATCCACCATATACTTGAACAGCAGTTCCTGCATGGCATCGCTGAGGATGCTGACGAACTTGAGCACCTGAAAGCGTAGCAGATACCTGACCGCGGAGGCGGGGATGCCCCAAAAGATCAGTTTGAAGACCGCGTTGCGGTTTGTCTTCCACAGATCAAAGATATATTTGAGCAAGGACTTGTCCTCGATGGTGGAAACAGCTATCCCTTTGTCGCTGATCTGAAAGACTTCCCCATCAATATAATAGACGTCATGGCCGATATATTTGGAAAAGCGTGGCGGGAAGCGGACTACGATGTCGTCCCGATTGACCATGCGAAAATGCCTGATCCCCAGCTTGCGGGCAAACTCACGGTCGCCGAATTTGGGGCAGCCGAAGGTATAGACCGGATTCTGACAATTGCTCTCGATTGCTGCCAGCACTGCAATCACGCCGCCAAGGCTGTGCCCCGTGAACCACAGCCGGCGTTGAGGGTTTTCATGCTTCAGTTTCCGGACGATGTTTCTGGCTCCGAGTTCGCAATCGAGCCACACTCTCTGGTAGGAATCGAAAAAGCCCTGATGCAGCTTGCCGTAATCGGACGCGAAGACGGGCTTGACCAGCACTCCATAGCTAAGGTCTTTTAGCATACCGATGGATTTGATCTGCGTTCCGCGGAAAGCCACCACGATCAGTTCATCGTCATAGGCAACGACGCAGCGGAAATTGTTGTTGTTCACGATTTGGGTTTTCATATCCAGGATGGAATCCATCGCCAGACGGATAAAATTGGGGTGTTCATAGGCGATCAGGGAAAACTCGCTCAGCCACCAACAGATAGCGGGATCAAAGTCCGTCTGCACCGGGGGAAAGGGATGATCTTTCCTGATGCTGAAGTAATCATAATCCATATTCGGCGGAAAGATGATCGCATCCGTCATCTTTGGAAGCGGGCGTAAGAGATGATCAGGCATTGGATTCAATGAAGCTCTTCACGTGTTCGCAGAGGCTTTTTGGCTTTTGGAGCTGGATGTAGTGCCCGCAATTCTTCATCACGATGAGTTTGCTCTCTTGCCAGATGCGGTGCATGGTATGCGAATCCTTGTAAAACAGACGCAGCGTGTTATCCGAGGTGATGACCAGGCAGGGTGGATGATGAGTCTGTTCTGCCACACTTTTGGTGAAGGTTGCCAGCTCTTTGCGGACAGAATTGATATAGAGCCGCGCGTTGGCATAAGTCGTCTGCTGGATTGATTCAAAGAGGTCGGCGTTGCCGATCAGCACCCGATTGTTGACAAACATCAGAAACGCGCTGAATCCGGATTTCGTCCGGCTGAATATCTTATAGAGCAATCTCCCGATGATTGGTAGATTCATCAGGCGCATGATGATGGGGAAAGTGAGTGCGATGTCCATCAGGATGAGGGATTTGATCCGCTTTGGGTTGTGCAGATAATAGTCCAACGCCATTGAACTGCCCAAACAGAAACCCATGATGTGAAATTGATCCAGTCCCAAGTGATCCATCAGCGCAGAAATTAGGCGTTCGATCTCGCCATAGACAAATCCTTCGATCTGTCCGGATTTGCCAAAGCCAGGCAGGTCAAACGCCACGACGCGAAAGTCCCGTTTCAGAATGGGAAGATTGGCACGCACAAACACCTGCGAAGAACCGTTCCACTCATGAATGTAGAGCAGGGCTTCGCCGCTTCCCTCATCGACGTAGGCGATTTCCACGCCCTTATAGCTAAATTTCTGCACTCTCAGCTCTCCCTAAAAAACCAACTTGCAAGCCGGGACATTCAAAAGCGGAGACTGCCGGATGGCAAGACGTCTCCGCGTTTCATACGATAATGCAGGGCAACTATTTGTTGGTGATCAGTTTACCCTGGGCATCTTTGAAATTGCCCATGATGATGATGATCAGATCGATCAGAGTCCAGATTCCGAAGCCGCCGACCGTAACCAGCATGAGAATACCCAAACCGGTCTGTCCCACATAAAAACGATGCGCTCCAAAACTACCAAGGAAGAAGCATAAAAGCAACGTGGTCAACCAATCTTTGTCGCTCTTGTCACCTGAAAGCCCACCTGAAACGGACAAGCCGGCGAGCTTGACTCCGCAGTTCATGCACACTTCAGCACTTTCATTGACGTCTTTGCCGCAATTCTGGCAAAACTTGTTCGCCTTGAGGGGTGGCAGACCGCATGACAGACACACGACAGCGCTTCCGGCGATCTCGGTACCACAGTTCTTACAAAACATATTTACCTCGTAGAATAGATTTTCGCAATGCTTACAACAACGTTAAATCTGTCAAGTGCTTATTTCCGACAAATCTAATTGTTTCCACAATCAATGACAATTGTGCCATGCATGCACATATCACCCCTGCTCCATATTATTATCAGACAGTATGTTATCCTGTAACATCTGCATAAAGATGCGAAGGTAAAAAAATAAGACTTGACAGGATTATGGGAGTCTACAACGCATCCACGCACAGAGATTACCAAAGGGTGGTGAATTATGAAAATACTGGTTTGTTGTCTGCTAATAGGAGTCACTTGTCTGCTCTCGGCAGGGATTATGGTCAGGTCGGAGAGTGGTGCCGAGATGAGGCTCTACTCTGGCTATCATGCCCTGATCATCGGCAATAGTGAGTATCGGCACTTTCCAAAACTCAGAGGCGTCAAAGGGGACGTTCAGGACGTGAAAGCAATGCTGGAAAAGCTGAACGTGCAGGTAACCCTTTTGGAAAACCAGACTGGTGCCCAGATGCAGAAAGCGATGAGCGATTTTGTTGACGTCACCGGCAAGGATCCCGAGCGGGGGCTGATTTTTTACTTCGCAGGGCATGGCTACACCGAAAAAAGAGCTGACGGCACCGATCTTGGCTATATCGTTGCTATCGATGCACCCGCTTATGAAATCAACAAGGGGGATTTTCGCAGCAAAGCCATATCAATGTCCCAGATCAACGAATATGCCGAACTGGTGCAATCCAAACACGTTTTGATGATCTTTGACAGTTGCTTTTCCGGAACCATTTTCACTGCCCGGCGCGCCATACCCAAGATCATTGACGTCAAGACCTCCCAACCGACGCGGCAATTTATCACCGCCGGCGCCGCCGATGAAACGGTGCCGGATCAAAGCATCTTCAAAACCACCCTGCTCAAAGGACTGGGCGAGGGCTTTGCCGATCTGAACCGCGATTATTATGTGACCGGAGCGGAGCTTGGTGTATACCTTGAAGATAATGTGGTCGAATATTCCCGTGGAAA is part of the Candidatus Cloacimonadaceae bacterium genome and harbors:
- a CDS encoding zinc ribbon domain-containing protein, which encodes MHCSNCGQEINPQAVVCVHCGVRVQQVNSADGTIGGLGIICFLFPIVGLILYLVWKDAMPTKANGAGKAALWGFIISMVLSVLYFVVFAAAVAGSM
- a CDS encoding lipase family protein codes for the protein MTDAIIFPPNMDYDYFSIRKDHPFPPVQTDFDPAICWWLSEFSLIAYEHPNFIRLAMDSILDMKTQIVNNNNFRCVVAYDDELIVVAFRGTQIKSIGMLKDLSYGVLVKPVFASDYGKLHQGFFDSYQRVWLDCELGARNIVRKLKHENPQRRLWFTGHSLGGVIAVLAAIESNCQNPVYTFGCPKFGDREFARKLGIRHFRMVNRDDIVVRFPPRFSKYIGHDVYYIDGEVFQISDKGIAVSTIEDKSLLKYIFDLWKTNRNAVFKLIFWGIPASAVRYLLRFQVLKFVSILSDAMQELLFKYMVDHAPVLYAISAYNYLISNGRGSASNDSGSP
- a CDS encoding alpha/beta hydrolase; its protein translation is MQKFSYKGVEIAYVDEGSGEALLYIHEWNGSSQVFVRANLPILKRDFRVVAFDLPGFGKSGQIEGFVYGEIERLISALMDHLGLDQFHIMGFCLGSSMALDYYLHNPKRIKSLILMDIALTFPIIMRLMNLPIIGRLLYKIFSRTKSGFSAFLMFVNNRVLIGNADLFESIQQTTYANARLYINSVRKELATFTKSVAEQTHHPPCLVITSDNTLRLFYKDSHTMHRIWQESKLIVMKNCGHYIQLQKPKSLCEHVKSFIESNA
- a CDS encoding TM2 domain-containing protein, yielding MFCKNCGTEIAGSAVVCLSCGLPPLKANKFCQNCGKDVNESAEVCMNCGVKLAGLSVSGGLSGDKSDKDWLTTLLLCFFLGSFGAHRFYVGQTGLGILMLVTVGGFGIWTLIDLIIIIMGNFKDAQGKLITNK